Proteins encoded together in one Planctopirus ephydatiae window:
- a CDS encoding sulfotransferase family protein yields MSTSSTQIQPKLQQQRLPLALRAFLGTLEFIDSKSGMLSRAIGPLDVESVLLRAAKLARGPVELNTTDEALLRRWLNEFAKAIPLSVIGKAAMKHRAARTVALRSLLDNRISSRPEIIAKPVHRPVFIVSMPRTGTTFLHKLLSQDHRARPLYAWEALSPVVSEKSLQRKEDPRIRQARYISWMQRILVPGFSRMHKFDPLGPEEDTPLLKSTFVSPTDLVFPSGYREWYMQQSPADLSRHLEFYERLLQLLQSERPVPDDGFWALKSPVHGYHLLSLRERFPNAKFIVLHRRMSEVIPSFCSIMSYFFEAILSDKELIRAVPSLLVDWCDCGLRRISESNELIKSSIINIHYRQLVSDPLSTMRKVYSEADISFNEETERGIADYIDRNPKNKHGSHRYSAEEFGLSESQLDSRFEWYHRLYDVPLH; encoded by the coding sequence ATGAGTACATCTTCCACTCAGATTCAGCCGAAACTGCAGCAGCAACGACTTCCGCTTGCTCTTCGGGCTTTTCTCGGGACGCTGGAGTTCATCGATTCAAAAAGTGGGATGCTGAGCCGAGCCATTGGGCCGCTGGACGTCGAGTCCGTTCTTCTACGGGCTGCGAAGCTTGCCAGAGGACCGGTTGAGCTAAATACGACTGATGAAGCCTTACTACGTCGATGGCTGAACGAATTCGCAAAGGCGATTCCGCTCTCCGTTATCGGTAAGGCCGCCATGAAGCACCGTGCAGCCAGGACGGTGGCGCTGCGAAGTCTTCTAGACAACCGAATCTCCAGCCGACCCGAGATCATTGCAAAGCCCGTGCATCGTCCGGTATTTATCGTTAGCATGCCGAGAACGGGAACGACATTTCTACACAAGCTTCTTTCACAAGATCATCGCGCCCGCCCATTATATGCTTGGGAAGCTTTGTCGCCGGTGGTCTCGGAGAAATCACTTCAACGCAAAGAAGATCCTCGAATCCGGCAAGCTCGCTACATTAGCTGGATGCAGAGGATCTTAGTCCCAGGATTCTCGAGAATGCACAAGTTTGACCCGCTCGGGCCAGAAGAAGATACACCGCTCCTCAAGAGTACGTTTGTATCGCCAACAGACTTGGTGTTTCCTTCTGGTTACCGTGAATGGTATATGCAACAGTCTCCTGCCGATCTTTCGAGGCATCTCGAATTTTATGAGCGGTTACTCCAGCTGCTCCAGTCAGAACGGCCTGTACCGGATGATGGATTTTGGGCGCTGAAATCGCCAGTGCATGGATATCATCTTCTTTCTCTCCGAGAGAGGTTTCCAAACGCTAAATTTATCGTACTGCATCGCCGCATGAGTGAAGTCATCCCATCATTCTGCAGCATCATGAGCTATTTCTTTGAAGCGATTTTATCTGATAAAGAACTGATTCGCGCAGTCCCATCGTTACTTGTGGATTGGTGCGATTGTGGACTACGTCGAATCTCTGAGTCAAACGAATTAATAAAGAGTTCAATTATCAATATTCATTATCGTCAACTTGTGAGCGACCCGCTCTCGACAATGCGAAAAGTCTACAGTGAGGCCGACATCAGCTTCAATGAGGAGACTGAACGAGGAATTGCTGATTACATAGACCGCAATCCAAAAAACAAGCATGGATCCCATCGATATTCGGCTGAGGAGTTCGGATTAAGCGAGTCTCAACTCGATAGTCGGTTCGAGTGGTATCATAGGCTCTACGACGTGCCCCTACATTAA
- a CDS encoding serine/threonine-protein kinase has protein sequence MDSTPQPSVGITPSENARLLAAVFCPDCQFSFHLDLEEAEPTRVDRTKATTGEKQHVVCPRCGAMVDQHHSPECSTHLHIDPLAHVDPLAHVDPLAQGESRHKTAPEGGQPEGEPKPAAFRSRNFVKASTEAGLDQKLIGQCFGPYECEALLGAGAMGRVYLARHRVLKRFCALKILPPALVEQDREFVDRFHNEGQAAAALNHPNIVSIYALGEIDGLHYLEMEFVPGMSIRQRVEDEGILAATRATSMALRIAEGLGVAHRHEILHRDLKPDNVLLTHQGVPKIGDFGLARRTSVEGAIHGRREIVGTPQYMAPELFRGDPATPASDVYSLGVMYYQLLTSQLPFPAHEVSELIQQVSRGEYRPAREINPRVTLEMAEAMHQLMDSAPGNRPQSGIEAARLLEAILGHEVDLEALVEEAFRHHANVRWSRHGEEGFRIDIDLPGGRKQAAFIEPSQHAAVDRLVTISSICCEATPSYFETALRLNAVILHGGLAIREIDGVSVFVMLDTYPRSTIDPEEIRRSVLEVGHQADAIEKLLTGIDKN, from the coding sequence ATGGATTCAACGCCTCAACCCTCTGTCGGAATTACGCCTTCGGAAAATGCGAGGCTCCTGGCTGCGGTCTTTTGTCCGGATTGTCAGTTTTCTTTTCACCTGGATCTCGAAGAGGCTGAACCAACTCGTGTGGATCGTACCAAAGCGACCACGGGTGAGAAGCAGCACGTGGTTTGCCCCCGTTGTGGAGCAATGGTGGATCAACATCACTCACCCGAGTGCAGTACACACCTGCATATTGATCCTCTCGCACATGTTGATCCTCTCGCACATGTTGATCCTCTCGCACAAGGGGAATCTCGGCACAAGACTGCGCCTGAGGGAGGCCAACCCGAAGGAGAACCCAAGCCGGCAGCTTTTCGTTCCAGAAACTTTGTAAAAGCTTCGACCGAAGCCGGGCTTGATCAAAAATTGATCGGGCAATGTTTTGGGCCTTATGAATGCGAAGCTTTGCTCGGTGCAGGTGCCATGGGGCGGGTCTATCTCGCCCGGCATCGAGTACTCAAACGCTTCTGTGCCCTCAAGATTCTGCCACCCGCACTTGTCGAACAGGATCGTGAGTTTGTCGATCGCTTTCATAACGAAGGGCAGGCGGCAGCAGCCCTGAATCATCCGAATATAGTCTCGATCTATGCCTTGGGAGAAATCGACGGTCTGCATTATCTCGAAATGGAATTTGTCCCCGGCATGTCGATTCGTCAGCGAGTGGAGGATGAGGGGATCCTGGCGGCCACTCGCGCGACCTCGATGGCCTTACGCATTGCTGAAGGCTTGGGAGTGGCCCATCGACATGAGATTCTACATCGCGATCTCAAACCCGATAATGTGTTGTTGACGCATCAGGGGGTTCCCAAGATCGGCGATTTTGGACTGGCCCGCCGGACATCCGTCGAGGGCGCAATTCATGGTCGCAGGGAGATTGTCGGCACACCACAATATATGGCTCCCGAGTTGTTTCGAGGCGACCCAGCCACACCTGCCAGCGATGTCTATTCCTTAGGAGTGATGTACTACCAGTTATTGACTAGTCAATTGCCATTTCCGGCTCACGAAGTTTCTGAACTGATTCAACAGGTTTCGCGAGGAGAGTATCGACCGGCCCGGGAGATCAATCCTCGCGTCACACTCGAAATGGCAGAAGCCATGCATCAGTTAATGGATTCTGCTCCGGGGAACAGGCCTCAATCAGGAATTGAAGCAGCGCGACTGCTGGAGGCCATTCTGGGACATGAGGTCGATCTGGAAGCTCTGGTGGAGGAAGCGTTCCGCCATCACGCCAATGTGCGGTGGTCAAGGCATGGCGAAGAAGGTTTTCGTATCGATATCGATTTACCGGGTGGTCGTAAACAGGCGGCCTTTATCGAACCGAGCCAGCATGCGGCTGTCGATCGACTGGTGACGATCTCGAGCATCTGTTGCGAAGCCACGCCCTCCTATTTTGAAACAGCACTCCGACTTAATGCCGTCATTCTGCATGGAGGACTGGCCATTCGTGAGATCGACGGAGTCAGCGTGTTTGTGATGCTCGATACTTACCCTCGCTCGACCATCGATCCTGAAGAGATTCGCCGCAGTGTCCTCGAAGTTGGCCATCAGGCCGATGCGATTGAGAAACTGCTGACGGGTATTGATAAAAATTGA
- a CDS encoding transposase family protein: MSTTRLPDRFAELTDPRRRAATHSSISVVFIALCAVVCGYDDLLAIST; encoded by the coding sequence ATGTCCACGACTCGGTTGCCGGATCGGTTCGCCGAACTTACCGATCCTCGCCGACGTGCAGCCACACACTCTTCAATAAGTGTTGTATTTATCGCACTTTGTGCAGTTGTCTGCGGATATGACGATCTTCTCGCCATCTCCACCTAG
- a CDS encoding class I SAM-dependent methyltransferase: MKPGLSNLHAGAGTASEIEYSCRTHPGISLTCDIYEIDLSTEMLRITRKKLMAMRPTYMLMTGFVEQLSFKDNSFDVAFHTAAINEPVDQGKAIKELLRVAKPGSRVMITDTRITAESAQQPIRRELVRAFPSINVPPLHPSMPLRTMLPNSP, translated from the coding sequence CTGAAGCCGGGTTTATCGAATTTGCATGCTGGGGCAGGGACAGCAAGCGAGATCGAATATTCATGTAGAACACATCCCGGCATTTCTCTAACTTGTGATATTTATGAAATAGACCTTTCGACTGAAATGCTGCGCATCACCCGCAAGAAGCTCATGGCAATGAGGCCGACTTATATGTTGATGACTGGCTTTGTAGAACAGCTTTCATTTAAAGACAACAGCTTTGATGTGGCCTTCCACACAGCCGCAATCAATGAGCCTGTTGATCAGGGCAAAGCGATCAAAGAGCTGCTTCGAGTCGCCAAGCCTGGCTCGCGAGTCATGATTACGGATACGCGGATAACTGCCGAGAGTGCGCAGCAACCAATCAGGCGTGAGTTAGTGCGAGCTTTCCCCTCAATTAATGTTCCGCCCCTGCACCCTTCAATGCCACTCCGGACGATGTTGCCGAATAGCCCATAA
- a CDS encoding transposase: protein MSEPSVDPGRTAADNQLLVEGVIFVLKTGIPWSDLTQRFGSRNSVWRRFNRWCKKGVWQKIARTLEDPELEQVQRDSTTIKAHPGPATGRRRAGEKKSTPTSAATWAAAAAD from the coding sequence GTGTCTGAGCCCAGCGTGGATCCCGGCCGCACCGCCGCCGACAACCAGCTGTTAGTCGAAGGTGTGATCTTCGTACTGAAAACTGGCATCCCCTGGTCCGATCTGACCCAGCGGTTCGGATCGCGCAACTCGGTTTGGAGGCGTTTTAACCGCTGGTGCAAGAAGGGGGTCTGGCAGAAGATCGCCCGCACATTGGAGGACCCCGAGTTGGAGCAGGTTCAGCGGGATTCAACCACGATCAAGGCTCATCCCGGCCCGGCGACGGGACGCCGCCGGGCCGGGGAAAAGAAGTCGACGCCGACGAGCGCCGCTACCTGGGCCGCAGCAGCGGCGGACTGA
- a CDS encoding helix-turn-helix domain-containing protein: MKVEGHHTADELQDLLPRERRASVAIRIRIVRQAALGGTAPQIALECGLSRRSVQEWVERYNTQGLPGL, from the coding sequence ATGAAGGTCGAGGGGCATCACACCGCGGACGAACTTCAAGATCTGCTCCCGCGAGAACGCCGCGCGAGTGTCGCCATCAGGATCCGGATCGTCCGACAGGCCGCCTTGGGAGGCACTGCCCCACAAATCGCACTGGAGTGCGGCCTGTCCCGACGCTCCGTCCAAGAGTGGGTCGAACGCTACAACACCCAAGGACTTCCCGGACTGTAG
- a CDS encoding transposase has protein sequence MNLILTPGQAGDAPWGEQLLKGVSTNHVLADAVYDSDAIRRRVKRMWAKACIKPKANR, from the coding sequence TTGAATTTGATCCTCACACCGGGACAGGCAGGCGACGCCCCTTGGGGAGAGCAGTTGCTGAAGGGCGTTAGTACGAACCATGTGCTGGCCGATGCCGTCTACGACAGCGACGCCATCCGTCGGCGTGTGAAGCGGATGTGGGCCAAGGCTTGCATCAAGCCGAAGGCGAACCGATAA